The Psilocybe cubensis strain MGC-MH-2018 chromosome 7, whole genome shotgun sequence genome has a window encoding:
- a CDS encoding V-type proton ATPase subunit G 1 has protein sequence MGQVFPLVAGFEITLGESDHRMAAQQSQSIQTLLEAEKEAAKIVQQARQYRVQKLKDARAEATKEIEEYKKAKEQEFKAYEASHAGTTSTTQAALDKDTEVKLKEIEAVFNKKKDEVVNTLLTRATLVQPELHRNLKKLNA, from the exons ATGGGTCAGGTGTTTCCTCTAGTTGCGGGGTTTGAAATCACCTTAGGAGAAAGCGACCACCGAATG GCAGCCCAACAATCGCAAAGCATCCAAACGCTTCTGGAGGCTGAGAAGGAAGCAGCAAAGATCGTGCAACAAGCTCGCCAAT ATCGCGTGCAGAAGCTGAAGGATGCTCGTGCTGAAGCCACGAAAGAGATAgaggaatataagaaggcAAAGGAACAGGAGTTCAAGGCATACGAGGCATCG CACGCTGGCACAACATCTACGACTCAGGCTGCCTTGGACAAGGACACGGAAGTTAAACTTAAGGAGATCGAAGCTGTTTTtaacaagaagaaagacgAAGTGGTCAATACCCTTCTCACAAGGGCGACTTTGGTCCAACCAGAACTCCACCGGAACCTCAAGAAATTAAACGCCTAA
- a CDS encoding Carboxypeptidase S translates to MDIQAEVTDPQVAADLKKKRIFRTFSYRGVELDKLLDMSNEDFVELVHARARRRFQRGLKRRPMGLIKKLRKAKKEAPPNEKPAVVKTHLRDMIIVPEMIGSVVGIYNGKVFNSVEIKPEMTGHYLAEFSCSYRPVKHGRPGIGATHSSRFPNSPYLHTNMMSEKDVLPSTALPHGNLTPATEKKKGWISKKLCIILGLYCTLRLLHRFDFAWESGHRSSTPRCPQADVVIPDKNIDLWNQLNEKIGGASFKQDAINWLGGAVRVPTESFDNMDPVGVDPRWNAFAPFHDYLLQAFPQVHATLKLTKVNTYGLYYEWKGSDPSLKPLLLAAHQDVVPVDPTTVDQWTHPPYSGYFDGERLWGRGSTDDKSGLIGILSSIETLLKANFQPTRTVVLSFGFDEEASGFQGAGNLGPYLEKIYGKDGFAMVVDEGSGFTEQFGSVIATPGIAEKGFLNVLVEVTAPGGHSSIPPAHTSIGILSALLVHFEQNPYKVEITRREPVYDTLQCLAEHAKEVPSDLRNIIKKSVTCDKALDRLQSFIRKDLVLSSLISTTQAIDIIQGGVKSNALPERAWAIVNRRIAVVSSVDAVEKHDTELLKDLAQKFNLTYTAFGSSVSEAGAPAKGSLTLSDAYNGSLEPAPITPTDENAAPYQLLTGTIKATYNAHRSFQAVDPIIVAPSMMSGNTDTRFYWNLSKHIFRYNHHNAGNSSGLGGVHTVNESASIDSFLEIIRFFTTLILNADESTSI, encoded by the exons ATG GATATCCAGGCTGAAGTCACCGACCCTCAAGTTGCTGCCGACctcaagaaaaagaggatcTTCAGGACCTTCTCGTACCGTGGTGTTGAGCTCGACAAGCTCTTGGACATGAGCAACGAGGAT TTTGTTGAA CTTGTCCACGCCCGTGCCCGCAGACGCTTCCAGCGCGGTCTCAAGCGCCGCCCCATGGGTCTCATCAAGAAACTTCGCAAGGCCAAGAAGGAGGCTCCTCCCAATGAGAAGCCCGCTGTCGTCAAGACGCATCTGCGCGACATGATTATCGTTCCTGAAATGATTGGCTCTGTTGTTGGAATTTACAACGGAAAG GTTTTCAACTCTGTTGAGATCAAGCCTGAGATGACTGGACACTACCTTGCTGAGTTTTCATGCTCATACCGCCCCGTCAAGCACGGTCGCCCCGGT ATTGGTGCCACCCACT CTTCTCGTTT TCCCAATTCTCCTTACCTTCACACCAACATGATGTCTGAGAAGGATGTGCTACCCTCTACGGCTTTGCCGCACGGAAATCTTACCCCAGCtactgaaaaaaagaaaggctGGATTTCGAAGAAGCTTTGCATTATCCTGGGGTTGTACTGTACTTTACGCCTTTTGCACCGCTTTGATTTCGCTTGGGAATCCGGCCACAGATCCTCAACCCCCAGATGTCCTCAGGCCGATGTTGTTATCCCAGACAAGAATATTGACCTGTGGAACCAGTTAAACGAAAAGATTGGTGGTGCCAGTTTCAAGCAGGATGCCATTAACTGGCTCGGAGGTGCTGTTCGTGTCCC TACAGAGTCATTCGACAACATGGACCCTGTTGGTGTCGATCCACGATGGAACGCCTTCGCACCTTTCCATGACTATCTACTCCAGGCGTTTCCTCAGGT GCATGCAACTCTCAAACTGACCAAAGTTAACACATATGGTCTATATTACGAGTGGAAGGGTTCCGATCCTTCTTTGAAGCCGTTGCTCCTGGCGGCACATCAAG ATGTAGTTCCTGTTGATCCAACAACTGTAGACCAATGGACTCATCCTCCGTATTCAGGGTACTTTGACG GTGAACGTCTTTGGGGGCGTGGAAGTACCGATGATAAGAGTGGCTTGATTGGTATTCT CTCGTCCATCGAGACTCTCCTCAAAGCCAATTTCCAACCAACTAGGACTGTAGTACTGTCCTTTGGATTTGATGAGGAAGCCAGTGGGTTCCAG GGTGCTGGAAATCTCGGGCCTTACCTCGAGAAAATATACGGTAAAGATGGTTTCGCCATGGTTGTCGACGAAGGAT CTGGATTTACGGAACAATTTGGATCCGTCATTGCTACTCCTGGAATTGCTGAGAAAGGCTTCCTTAATGTTCTCGTCGAAGTCACTGCTCCCGGAGGACATTCAAGCATTCCTCCCGCGCATACA AGTATAGGCATACTTTCCGCTCTGCTGGTCCATTTTGAGCAAAATCCATACAAGGTCGAAATT ACTCGTAGGGAGCCAGTTTATGATACCTTACAATGTCTAGCCGAACATGCCAAGGAAGTGCCGTCTGACTTGCGCAATATCATCAAGAAGTCAGTGACCTGCGACAAAGCTCTCGACAGGTTACAATCCTTCATTCGCAAAGACTTGGTCCTCAGCAGTTTGATTTCCACTACTCAGGCAATCGACATCATTCAGGGAGGTGTCAAATCTAACGCTCTCCCTGAACGAGCATGGGCAATTGTCAATCGCCGTATCGCAGTTGTCAG CTCTGTTGACGCAGTTGAGAAGCATGACACCGAGCTCTTGAAAGACCTGGCACAAAAATTCAATTTGACATACACCGCGTTCGGTAGTTCCGTTTCAGAAGCTGGCGCACCAGCAAAAGGGTCTCTTACTTTGAGTGATGCTTACAATGGAAGCCTTGAACCTGCCCCCATTACCCCTACTGATGAAAATGCGGCACCGTACCAACTTCTGACGGGCACAATCAAGGCGACTTACAATGCGCATCGTTCCTTCCAAGCTGTGGACCCAATTATCGTAGCTCCCAGCATGATGTCGGGTAACACAG ATACAAGATTCTACTGGAACCTTTCCAAGCACATTTTCCGGTACAACCACCATAACGCAGGAAATTCCAGTGGTCTGGGTGGAGTCCATACCGTTAATGAAT CTGCCTCGATCGATTCATTCTTGGAGATTATCCGCTTCTTTACGACTCTCATCCTGAACGCCGATGAATCAACCTCTATCTAG
- a CDS encoding Symplekin produces the protein MASTSNDPLQTLQAALSAPANSQEQANLLATLRESLEANPAPIPILVQTLINVVVNSGDSLLKRWILDLLHFAICRSSLSLDQRTQMAVKALDTLAQLLDDPQPAILKVTIQCLASVYPLVFRHLCTNRTNPAPWNILSSCKSRIIDFAFNPNVNAGVKLSAIKFVQRVILVQVRGISDPRLQNKNDPNISFCPVDHPFIIVGKLEAEGQKLLETLATLLFSSHDVDLLSALLNSWANLIKQRPATLPLVVTTLRSWTPAALVGLSASSVRSVEKAVRILLTHISRLPNSAPFVPQINEAISQQTIRMEKAAAEEKKRRALAAESRKRPSSNVNEPLENKRIKLESEAANSSSAALLAAFDFTSLPAPLITNLIVANLEAFTEPQLIAMVDAYRQSRGLTVTSTHSIASDKYSVSEPNASAPSKPIVGHEGAVPSARKSGVSVEKSQTPLVEPSEPVIKDEPVDPLKMDIDEEELEYEPEKLNEALSGAPEIGNDFVDTGIAPTVTDFQLVDFKLPPPRELTNSDRTKLVNASISRVWDGAEELNEIGDGLSPESIQAGGNSPSEMWMLLLVRMITRVAEPPSDLDGDTAMGDTSSSLVENDFYVRQDQLRQTLCDYIMTDFPARVRLATTWMNEEWYNDQIRSMKNRSWRPNYDTWLNQIVVSYQTMLDGKDKTFARFLLDLPLVPNDVLDLLRDLCTDSSSPDRMQVGFTTLRGLVNQRPSLRMEALNVLLELTTHPEKRIRGAAINTVKLWVPNFPPMEGMVREFALQMLRKLQLRSENPSQPQNDVIMKNSDQSVKDNFDNDVFSSNEPLEEGQDGQSSLEDLVHTPYLPERIELPAQKSQVLQHVELLFALCVKVPEFLDRIFEAYVNMDQTVQEAIQDLITALIRSLGSNHGKLLTLMRQFPVGAESLALRIMTIFTEHGRPSSQLVALVKALINERDLDVRFLIPIIAEMDKADIMRYLPRIVSSLNGQQEPKNLVRSVFSSIVTTPPQSFGSVSSNLPRVRQSELLTPAELMVLLHESEKEHGLKRKSAIEAIGICFSMTDVFRSEVLAVVMQQIMDEPVLPVLFMRTVIQAVTTYKSLVGFVSTTLFSRLITKKIWTNPPLWEGFIHCAKVIAPASFGALLQLPKDQLRELVDKQPSLKSGLRDYVTKKAPNKARGAGFLDIFGEPDESTPLPPTPQPPEISAAES, from the exons ATGGCCAGTACGTCCAATGACCCACTCCAGACTCTCCAGGCTGCACTTTCTGCACCTGCCAACTCACAGGAACAGGCGAATCTGCTTGCTACCTTGCGTGAATCTCTTGAAGCCAATCCAGCTCCCATTCCCATACTTGTTCAAACACTCATTAATGTCGTCGTGAATTCCGGAGATTCTCTTCTTAAGAGATGGATTCTCGACCTCTTACACTTCGCGATATGTCGCTCTTCCCTTTCATTGGATCAGAGAACCCAAA TGGCCGTAAAGGCGTTGGATACTCTTGCCCAGCTTCTGGATGACCCTCAGCCCGCCATTCTTAAAGTCACCATACAATGTCTAGCGTCCGTGTACCCACTCGTTTTCCGTCACCT ATGCACCAACCGAACCAACCCTGCGCCATGGAACATCCTCTCATCTTGCAAGTCGCGCATTATCGACTTCGCCTTCAATCCCAATGTTAATGCTGGTGTTAAACTTTCGGCTATAAAGTTTGTACAAAGGGTTATCTTGGTGCAAGTGCGTGGTATATCAGATCCCAGA CttcaaaacaaaaatgacCCAAACATATCTTTTTGCCCTGTCGACCATCCCTTTATCATAGTTGGCAAACTTGAAGCAGAGGGCCAGAAATTACTCGAAACCTTGGCTACACTGTTGTTTAGCAGCCA CGATGTCGACCTCCTTTCTGCATTGTTGAACTCATGGGCGAATCTTATTAAGCAACGTCCTGCTACCCTACCGCTGGTTGTTACCACTTTACGATCTTGGACCCCCGCAGCTTTGGTTGGGCTTTCAGCGTCTAGTGTGCGAAGTGTTGAGAAGGCTGTTCGAATACTCTTGACTCATATATCCCG TTTGCCAAATAGCGCCCCATTTGTCCCACAGATCAATGAAGCAATCAGCCAACAGACTATACGTATGGAAAAGGCTGCcgctgaagaaaaaaaacgtaGAGCTCTTGCAGCAGAGAGCCGTAAGCGACCGTCCTCTAACGTAAATGAACCGTTAGAAAACAAGCGTATCAAACTTGAAAGCGAAGCTGCCAATTCCTCATCCGCCGCACTCCTTGCCGCTTTCGACTTCACATCCCTTCCGGCCCCCCTCATTACTAATCTTATTGTCGCGAACCTGGAAGCCTTTACAGAGCCACAGTTGATCGCGATGGTCGATGCCTACAGGCAGAGTCGAGGACTTACTGTGACATCTACTCACTCCATCGCATCAGATAAATACTCTGTTTCAGAACCCAACGCCTCTGCTCCATCTAAACCGATTGTTGGACATGAAGGTGCTGTCCCATCTGCTCGCAAGAGTGGGGTATCCGTTGAAAAGAGTCAAACACCTCTGGTTGAACCATCTGAGCCTGTAATAAAGGATGAACCTGTTGATCCCCTGAAGATGGACATCGACGAGGAGGAGCTTGAATATGAGCCTGAGAAGTTGAATGAAGCA CTTTCAGGTGCACCAGAAATTGGAAACGATTTTGTGGACACGGGAATTGCCCCCACTGTCACAGATTTCCAGCTTGTCGACTTTAAGCTACCACCACCTCGAGAACTCACAAATAGCGATCGTACGAAGCTTGTTAATGCTTCAATATCTCGAGTGTGGGATGGAGCCGAAGAACTTAACGAAATTGGCGATGGGCTATCACCTGAGTCGATTCAAGCTGGAGGGAATTCCCCATCCGAGATGTGGATGCTTCTCTTGGTGCGAATGATAACTCGAGTGGCTGAACCACCTTCAGATCTCGACGGGGACACGGCTATGGGTGATACTAGTTCCAGTCTCGTCGAGAATGATTTCTATGTACGACAGGATCAACTTCGCCAGACGCTTTGCGATTACATCATGACCGATTTCCCTGCTCG TGTACGATTGGCGACAACATGGATGAACGAAGAATGGTATAACGATCAAATTCGTTCGATGAAAAATCGAAGCTGG CGGCCTAATTACGACACATGGCTAAATCAAATTGTCGTTTCATATCAAACAATGTTGGACGGAAAGGACAAAACCTTCGCTCGATTCTTGTTAGATCTTCCACTGGTACCCAATGATGTTCTTGATCTACTTCGTGATCTATGTACAGACAGTTCAAG CCCTGATAGGATGCAGGTTGGATTTACAACGTTACGAGGGTTGGTCAATCAAAGACCATCTCTACGCATGGAAGCACTGAACGTTTTACTTGAGTTGACGACTCACCCAG AAAAACGAATCCGAGGTGCAGCTATCAATACAGTCAAACTTTGGGTTCCAAATTTCCCTCCTATGGAAGGAATGGTCCGAGAATTTGCTTTGCAAATGTTGCGCAAACTTCAGTTGAGATCTGAAAACCCGTCGCAACCCCAAAATGACGTCATTATGAAGAACTCCGACCAAAGTGTCAAAGACAACTTTGACAACGACGTTTTTAGCTCGAATGAACCACTAGAAGAAGGCCAGGATGGCCAATCGTCACTAGAGGATCTTGTGCATACCCCGTATTTACCCGAGCGTATAGAACTTCCTGCGCAAAAATCACAAGTCCTTCAACATGTCGAACTCCTTTTCGCGCTTTGCGTTAAAGTGCCAGAATTTTTGGACAG AATATTTGAAGCATATGTCAACATGGACCAGACAGTGCAAGAAGCTATTCAGGATTTGATTACTGCTCTTATTCGATCATTAGGCTCGAACCACGGCAAACTTCTGACGTTGATGCGACAATTCCCCGTAGGGGCAGAATCACTGGCTCTTCGCATTATGACCATCTTTACAGAACATGGGCGACCTAGCTCACAACTTGTCGCTTTGGTAAAGGCTCTCATCAACGAACGTGATCTTGATGTCAGGTTCCTTATTCCCATTATCGCCGAAATGGATAAG GCGGACATCATGCGTTATCTGCCACGCATCGTTTCTAGTCTTAACGGCCAGCAGGAACCAAAAAATCTTGTTCGCTCTGTGTTCAGTTCGATTGTGACAACTCCTCCTCAATCATTTGGTAGCGTGTCGTCGAATCTTCCTCGAGTGAGACAAAGCGAACTGCTAACGCCTGCGGAATTAATGGTGCTTCTGCACGAATCGGAAAAGGAACATGGGTTAAAGAGAAAAAGCGCAATAGAAG CGATTGGGATATGCTTTTCGATGACGGATGTATTCCGTTCAGAGGTTCTTGCTGTCGTCATGCAGCAGATCATGGATGAGCCAGTGCTCCCCGTTCTTTTCATGAGAACG GTCATCCAAGCTGTCACGACATATAAATCTTTGGTTGGATTTGTCTCAACAACCCTTTTCTCCCGCCTCATTACCAAAAAAATTTGGACAAATCCTCCATTATGGGAAGGATTTATTCATTGCGCCAAAGTCATTGCCCCCGCTAGCTTTGGTGCTCTATTGCAGCTTCCCAAAGACCAACTTCGGGAACTCGTGGACAAGCAGCCTAGCCTAAAATCCGGCTTGAGAGATTATGTCACAAAGAAGGCACCCAATAAAGCTCGGGGAGCAGGATTCCTTGATATTTTTGGTGAACCAGATGAAAGCacacctttgcctccaactCCCCAGCCACCGGAAATATCAGCTGCTGAGTCATGA
- a CDS encoding cytosolic Fe-S cluster assembly factor nbp35: MVAVPDPKSIPSNAPEHCPGTESEQAGKSDACAGCDNKEICASGATKLPDPSLPFIKERMASVKRKILVLSGKGGVGKSTFTAQLGWAFAADEDTQTGIMDVDICGPSIPTIFGIANEQVHSSSSGWSPVYVQDNMAVMSVGFMLPTSRDAVMWRGPKKNGLISQFLKDVDWGDLDYLLIDTPPGTSDEHLSIVQYLKESGIDGAVLITTPQEVALQDVRREIDFCRKVGIRILGLVENMSGFVCPKCKNESQIFKPSTGGGKNLAKETNIEFLGAVPLDPRIGMSADYGVSFLDEYPDSPATTAYLDIIDKIKNILGD; the protein is encoded by the exons ATGGTTGCAGTCCCAGATCCAAAGTCAATACCATCGAACGCTCCTGAACACTGTCCG GGCACGGAGTCGGAGCAAGCGGGCAAATCAGACGCCTGTGCAGGGTGTGATAATAAAGAAATATGCGCGTCGGGCGCAACTAAACTTCCAGACCCATCGCTCCCATTTATCAAGGAGCGCATGGCGTCCGTGAAGAGAAAGATCCTCGTTCTATCAGGCAAGGGAGGAGTTGGCAAGTCCACTTTCACTGCACAACTAGGCTGGGCTTTTGCCGCCGATGAGGATACCCAG ACTGGAATCATGGATGTGGATATATGTGGTCCTTCAATACCAACAATATTTGGCATCGCGAACGAACAAGTACATTCCTCATCTTCCGGCTGGTCTCCCGTTTACGTGCAGGATAACATGGCTGTGATGTCCGTGGGCTTTATGCTACCAACCTCGCGCGATGCTGTAATGTGGAGAGGTCCCAAAAAGAACGGCCTGATATCCCAGTTCCTGAAGGACGTAGACTGGGGCGACCTGGACTATCTCCTCATCGACACCCCGCCCGGAACGTCCGATGAACACTTGAGCATCGTCCAGTACCTAAAAGAAAGCGGGATTGACGGAGCAGTCCTTATCACGACCCCTCAAGAAGTGGCTTTACAAGATGTCCGGCGTGAGATTGATTTCTGCAGAAAAGTCGGAATCCGCATCCTCGGATTAGTGGAGAACATGTCTGGATTTGTGTGTCCGAAATGTAAAAATGAATCCCAGATCTTCAAGCCCAGTACAGGTGGTGGCAAAAATCTTGCCAAAGAGACCAATATCGAATTCCTTGGAGCGGTTCCCTTAGACCCACGGATAGGAATGAGCGCCGACTATGGTGTTAGCTTTTTAGACGAATATCCCGACAGTCCAGCTACAACGGCTTATTTGGACATAATAGACA AAATCAAGAATATTTTGGGAGATTGA
- a CDS encoding hypothetical protein (Uncharacterized protein C1604.17c), with translation MSNEERLTTLTQKLQIPPNFLRIEHITDTAAISELERWKRDAASVLQDILHIIKTKQSLPVDTQSDVLFRTLPFASNHILDRDGIIQVSYGDEPWMSPDSRYAADEYKLKPIFKLSPHPNLHAETGRKVTNRPGGPLAVHDYYEEQKWKEYPGVEKIVLWCISGLQENVYETMWHLLIPPVMTLLDDFEARNKLHGVIIVRQMLSNVPKVLLRRTGVDGLLRQSLKTSLSHLQSPETPRLLKLAIETSVSLTLLTTSPSPGGKPSPDRFNELSSLLGEGIITGIWLYAEDKPDAVNATFEALPFLLKELGIGSIRFMKPLIPQLTHTLIPRPLVEPDTTMQLSAIKVLYTLLDVCEPRIEPWKETILNAIGRCWVGLMDQERGAPNTEVKKGLQMLCMKMAEICPSVTQNEFQKLLQADKELFEDLLPRHGRVAT, from the exons ATGTCCAATGAAGAAAGGTTAACAACTCTTACCCAGAAGCTACAGATTCCACCAAACTTTTTACGAATCGAGCATATAACCGACACAGCTGCTATATCCGAGCTTGAACGTTGGAAACGCGACGCGGCATCAGTATTGCAAGATATTCTTCACATTATCAAAACCAAACAATCTTTGCCAGTGGATACACAAAGCGATGTACTCTTCAGAACGCTGCCATTCGCCTCGAATCATATACTAGATAGGGATGGAATAATTCAAGTTTCTTATGGTGACGAACCCTGGATGTCGCCCGACTCACGCTATGCCGCCGACG AGTATAAGCTGAAGCCAATATTTAAATTAAGTCCGCATCCCAATCTTCATGCTGAAACTGGACGAAAGGTCACCAATCGCCCCGGTGGCCCATTGGCGGTTCACGACTATTACGAGGAGCAAAAGTGGAAAGAATACCCAGGAGTCGAAAAGATCGTCTTGTGGTGTATATCTGGATTACAG GAAAATGTATATGAAACAATGTGGCATTTACTGATCCCTCCGGTTATGACTTTGTTAGATGACTTTGAGGCTAGAAATAAGTTGCATGGGGTGATTATTGTTCGACAAATGCTGTCAAACGTACCTAAAGTCCTTCTACGAAGGACCGGAGTTGACGGCTTGCTGAGACAA TCATTAAAGACATCACTTTCTCATTTACAAAGTCCAGAAACACCACGACTTCTGAAATTAGCAATCGAAACATCTGTCTCTTTGACTTTACTTACTACCTCTCCTTCGCCAGGAGGAAAACCGTCCCCAGACCGTTTTAATGAACTGTCCTCACTTTTAGGAGAGGGTATCATTACAGGCATCTGGTTGTATGCCGAAGACAAACCAGATGCCGTCAACGCAACCTTTGAAGCTCTTCCCTTCCTTTTGAAAGAACTTGGTATTGGAAGCATTCGGTTTATGAAG CCCTTGATTCCCCAGCTTACACATACACTTATTCCCCGCCCGTTGGTCGAACCAGACACAACGATGCAACTTTCAGCTATCAAGGTCTTATACACCTTGCTTGATGTCTGTGAACCCAGAATCGAGCCTTGGAAAGAAACAATTTTGAATGCAATCGGACGATGTTGGGTTGGATTGATGGACCAAGAGCGTGGTGCCCCGAATACAG AAGTGAAGAAAGGTCTCCAGATGCTTTGCATGAAAATGGCCGAAATCTGCCCTTCTGTGACACAG AATGAATTCCAAAAACTTCTTCAGGCAGACAAGGAATTGTTTGAGGATTTATTACCTCGACACGGCCGTGTGGCAACGTAA
- a CDS encoding 60S acidic ribosomal protein P2 produces MRNIAAYLLLQAGGNENPTAADIKKLLAVVGIETDEARLDTLISELKGKSTAELIAAGSAKLASVPSGGGGGAAVAAAPAAGGAAPAAEEKKEEKAEEKEESDDDMGFGLFD; encoded by the exons ATGCGTAACATTGCTGCATACCTTCTCCTCCAGGCCGGTGGAAACGAAAACCCCACCGCCGCTGACATCAAGAAGCTCCTTGCTGTTGTCGGCATTGAGACTGACGAAGCCCGCCTTGACACCCTCATCTCTGAGCTCAAGGGCAAGTCGACCGCTGAG CTCATCGCTGCCGGATCTGCCAAGCTCGCTTCC GTTCCTtccggaggaggaggaggagcagctGTTGCCGCTGCCCCCGCTGCCGGTGGAGCTGCGCCCGCCgccgaggagaagaaggaggagaaggctGAGGAGAAG GAGGAATCTGACGACGACATGGGCTTCGGATTGTTCGATTAG